The following nucleotide sequence is from Streptomyces pactum.
TCCGCCCCCGGGCCACGGTCGCCGGCACCGGCCAGGCGTACGCGCAGCCGTCGACCGGGTGCTCCACGGCGTACCGGGCCGCGCCGGTCACCTTCGCCCGGCCCTCCAGCCGCGGCGGCGCCCCCGCGCTCCCCGGCGCCGTCACCGGTCCTCCCCGTCCCCGTTGGGGCGGGCGGCCGTCCCGGGCCGGCCGGCGGCGAGACCGGCGAGCACCCGGACCGCCACGTGACGCAGCATGGGGACCTTGAACGCGTTGTCGCGCAGCGGTTCGGCCCGGGCGAGTTCGGCGTCGAGCGCCGCGACGAACTCCGGCTCCCCGGCCGGCCCGCCCAGCAGCCGCCGCTCGGCGATCCGGGCCCGCCAGGGCTTGTGGGCCACCCCGCCGAAGGCCAGCCGGACCCGCCGCACCCGGCCCTCCGCCACCTGGAGCGCCGCGGCCACCGAGACCAGCGCGAACGAGTAGGACGCCCGGTCGCGGACCTTGCGGTACGCCGAGCGGCGCGCCTCCGGCACCTCGGGCAGCTCCACATGGGTGATCAGGTCCCCGTGCTCCAGCACCGTGTCCAGGTCGGGGCGGTCACCCGGCAGCCGGTACAGCTCGTCGATCGCCAGGGTCCGCGGGCCCGCCGCTCCCAGCACATGGACCCGGGCGTCGAGCGCGGCGAGGGCGACGGCCATGTCGGACGGGTGGGTGGCCACGCAGTGCTCGGAGGAGCCGAGCACCGCCAGGTCCCGGTGCACCCCCTCCCGGGCCGGGCACCCCGAACCCGGGAGGCGTTTGTTGCACGGCTTCGCCACGTCCTGGAAGTACAGGCAGCGGGTGCGCTGGAGCAGATTGCCGCCGATGGTCGCCGCGTTCCGCAACTGGGGGGAGGCGCCGGACAGCAGCGCCTGGGAGAGCACCGGGTAGCGGTCGCGCACCACCTGGTCGGCCGCCAGGTCGCTGTTGCGCACCGCCGCCCCGATCAGCAGCCCGCCGGGCGGGGTCGGCTCCACCGAGCCGTGCGGCAGCCCGCTCACATCCACCAGCAGCCCCGGGTGCTCCACGCCCAGCTTCATCAGGTCGACCAGGTTCGTCCCGCCGCCCAGGTAGCGGGCCCCGTCGGTGGCGGTGAGCGCGGCGACGGCCGCCCGCGGGTCCCGGGCGCGCTCGTAGCGGAAGGCCCTCACCGGGTCGCCCCCGGCTGTCCGGAGAACTCCGCGCCGGACGGGGAACCGGCCGCGTCGAGCACCGCCCGCAGGATGTTCGGATAGGCGCCGCACCGGCAGATGTTCCCGCTCATCCGCTCCCTCACCTCCGCCTCGTCCGCCGGAACGGGCTCGCCCAGCGGGTGCCCGGCCGGGGTGACCGCGCTGGGCCGGCCCGCCGCCATGTCGGCCAGCGCCCCCACCGCGGAACAGATCTGTCCGGGGGTGCAGTAGCCGCACTGGAACGCGTCCCGGTCCCAGAAAGCCTGCTGCACCGGGTGCAGCCGCTCCCCGTCGGCGAGCCCCTCCACGGTGGTGATCCGGGACCCGTGCCGGGCCACCGCCGG
It contains:
- a CDS encoding FAD binding domain-containing protein, which encodes MRAFRYERARDPRAAVAALTATDGARYLGGGTNLVDLMKLGVEHPGLLVDVSGLPHGSVEPTPPGGLLIGAAVRNSDLAADQVVRDRYPVLSQALLSGASPQLRNAATIGGNLLQRTRCLYFQDVAKPCNKRLPGSGCPAREGVHRDLAVLGSSEHCVATHPSDMAVALAALDARVHVLGAAGPRTLAIDELYRLPGDRPDLDTVLEHGDLITHVELPEVPEARRSAYRKVRDRASYSFALVSVAAALQVAEGRVRRVRLAFGGVAHKPWRARIAERRLLGGPAGEPEFVAALDAELARAEPLRDNAFKVPMLRHVAVRVLAGLAAGRPGTAARPNGDGEDR
- a CDS encoding (2Fe-2S)-binding protein; its protein translation is MEATEAVRHTSSVTLHVNGNAHTLETDNRATLLDVLRERLDLTGAKKGCDHGQCGACTVLVDGAPMNSCLLPAVARHGSRITTVEGLADGERLHPVQQAFWDRDAFQCGYCTPGQICSAVGALADMAAGRPSAVTPAGHPLGEPVPADEAEVRERMSGNICRCGAYPNILRAVLDAAGSPSGAEFSGQPGATR